In Mycobacteriales bacterium, a single window of DNA contains:
- a CDS encoding RNA polymerase sigma-70 factor, giving the protein MTDREQLLGELRPVAFAIAYRMLGSVAEAEDVVQEALLRVHQTLDAGVQIASPRAFVATITTRLAINELRSARARREQYVGEWLPEPIITGGLDDPAVHAETADSLSMAMLVLLESLSPEQRAVLLLHDVFDYGYDEIATIVDKTEDNVRQLATRARRYVAERRPRFQTTPQQRDELARRFFAAVQEGDVGALEVLLAHDVELTGDGGGKVPALARPVHGRSRVARTLIAWMRAASRVSGVRLRLTEVNGGPGAVIVDGEGRLIGVWALASDGGQVTGVHSVVNPDKLAHLGPVADYESLRKAMN; this is encoded by the coding sequence ATGACCGACCGGGAGCAGCTGCTGGGCGAGCTTCGGCCGGTCGCGTTCGCGATTGCCTACCGGATGCTCGGCAGCGTCGCCGAGGCCGAGGACGTCGTGCAGGAGGCGTTGCTGCGGGTGCATCAGACACTCGACGCCGGTGTGCAGATCGCCTCGCCGCGCGCGTTCGTCGCGACGATCACGACTCGGCTGGCTATCAACGAGCTGCGGTCGGCGCGGGCGCGGCGCGAGCAGTACGTCGGTGAGTGGCTGCCGGAGCCGATCATCACCGGAGGTTTGGACGACCCGGCCGTGCACGCGGAGACCGCGGACTCGCTGTCGATGGCCATGCTGGTACTGCTGGAGAGCCTGTCGCCGGAGCAGCGTGCGGTCCTGCTGCTGCACGACGTATTCGACTATGGGTACGACGAGATCGCCACGATCGTCGACAAGACCGAAGACAACGTGCGGCAGCTCGCCACGCGCGCCCGGCGCTACGTCGCCGAGCGACGGCCGCGCTTTCAGACGACACCGCAACAACGCGATGAGTTGGCCCGCCGTTTCTTCGCGGCGGTGCAGGAAGGTGACGTCGGCGCTCTGGAGGTCCTGCTCGCCCATGACGTCGAGCTCACCGGCGACGGCGGCGGCAAGGTGCCGGCGTTGGCACGGCCGGTCCACGGTCGCAGCCGGGTGGCGCGGACGCTGATCGCGTGGATGCGCGCCGCCTCGCGTGTTTCCGGCGTCCGGTTGCGGCTGACCGAAGTCAACGGCGGTCCCGGAGCGGTCATCGTCGACGGGGAAGGCCGGCTGATCGGCGTTTGGGCGTTGGCCAGCGACGGGGGGCAGGTCACCGGCGTGCACTCTGTCGTCAATCCTGACAAGCTCGCGCACCTCGGCCCGGTCGCCGACTACGAGTCACTCCGCAAGGCGATGAACTGA